In the Opitutaceae bacterium genome, one interval contains:
- a CDS encoding metallophosphoesterase family protein yields the protein MTRIAVISDTHDRMPPGLPDRLADANEIWHLGDVCRPETLDRIEALGMAVRVISGNCDYLNLWPGVMRRTVHGVRFHLEHIAPGRPPPETDVILSGHTHVPSRRAENGVTWLNPGCISRPNRGAPASFAWLEIREDGKWTWAVELA from the coding sequence ATGACCCGAATCGCCGTTATCTCCGACACCCATGACCGGATGCCCCCGGGTCTGCCCGACCGCCTCGCCGACGCCAACGAGATCTGGCACCTCGGCGATGTCTGCCGGCCCGAAACCCTCGATCGGATAGAGGCATTGGGAATGGCCGTGCGGGTGATCTCGGGCAACTGCGACTACCTCAATCTCTGGCCCGGTGTCATGCGCCGGACAGTGCACGGGGTCCGCTTTCATCTCGAACATATCGCGCCGGGGAGACCGCCTCCCGAGACGGACGTCATCCTCTCCGGCCACACTCACGTTCCCTCACGACGGGCCGAAAACGGTGTCACCTGGCTGAATCCCGGTTGCATCAGTCGGCCCAACCGGGGCGCCCCCGCCAGCTTCGCCTGGCTGGAGATCCGTGAGGACGGGAAATGGACCTGGGCCGTGGAGTTGGCTTGA
- a CDS encoding sugar phosphate isomerase/epimerase, with product MKSTPPVSLQLWSVRDSMNKDFAAMAKDVAAIGYRYVETAGYGNLNAEGAKAALDAAGLKVSGMHVGIQKLREELSTVVAEARLFGAMHVTCPGWPKEDFATAAGCAKVGEELNGIGARLRAEGLPFSFHNHGAEFAVVEGRYVFDWMLDAAEPRNLGCQLDIYWAFRPGADPVRFIREHGRRITQLHFKDGTRERQSELGTGEIDFKTIIEVSEAIGACDFYIVEQEEYNFTPMESVRICFEQMKAWGRA from the coding sequence ATGAAAAGCACACCTCCCGTCTCCCTCCAACTCTGGTCGGTTCGCGACTCGATGAACAAGGACTTTGCCGCCATGGCCAAGGACGTGGCCGCCATCGGCTACAGGTATGTCGAGACTGCCGGTTACGGAAATCTCAATGCCGAGGGTGCCAAAGCCGCCCTCGATGCCGCCGGACTCAAGGTTTCCGGGATGCATGTGGGTATCCAGAAGCTGCGCGAGGAGCTCTCGACCGTCGTGGCGGAAGCCCGCCTGTTCGGGGCAATGCATGTGACCTGCCCGGGGTGGCCGAAAGAAGATTTCGCGACCGCCGCCGGCTGCGCGAAGGTGGGCGAGGAATTGAACGGGATCGGTGCCAGACTCCGCGCCGAGGGCCTGCCCTTCAGCTTTCACAACCATGGAGCCGAATTCGCCGTGGTCGAAGGCCGCTATGTCTTCGACTGGATGCTCGACGCGGCCGAGCCCCGCAACCTCGGCTGCCAACTCGATATTTACTGGGCCTTCCGGCCCGGCGCCGACCCGGTCCGGTTCATCCGTGAGCACGGTCGGCGGATCACCCAACTGCACTTTAAGGACGGCACCCGTGAACGCCAGAGCGAACTCGGCACCGGCGAGATCGACTTCAAGACGATCATCGAAGTCTCCGAGGCGATCGGCGCCTGCGATTTCTATATCGTCGAGCAGGAGGAATACAATTTCACACCCATGGAAAGCGTCCGCATCTGCTTCGAGCAGATGAAGGCCTGGGGAAGAGCGTAG